In a single window of the Nicotiana tomentosiformis chromosome 10, ASM39032v3, whole genome shotgun sequence genome:
- the LOC104118249 gene encoding uncharacterized protein — protein MYSSAVEEFEKKVVISERMSMEEEAGNCPENDSFKIVELLRRFLAVQQRRAQAYARLKRGFEDFMVSGVESTYQQLCSEITVEFNDCSKQVLEMESQFLTPHCFREDLAHLLRSIQNQEKIKLQLTATIQVLKKAGRPSERLVSHENCRYSKPTVHECVHIQKITEASGTEEAEADAEFDNALKEAIQGVQDAVTTINEHLEEVRYEIAALED, from the exons ATGTACTCGAGCGCGGTGGAAGAATTTGAGAAGAAGGTAGTTATTTCGGAGAGGATGAGCATGGAGGAGGAAGCAGGCAATTGTCCAGAGAACGATTCTTTTAAAATCGTCGAATTGCTTCGAAGATTTCTAGCAGTGCAGCAACGCAGAGCCCAAGCTTATGCCAGGCTCAAAAG AGGTTTCGAAGATTTTATGGTTTCGGGAGTAGAATCAACTTACCAACAGCTATGCAGTGAGATCACTGTTGAATTTAATGATTGTTCAAAACAG GTCCTTGAAATGGAGTCTCAGTTTCTAACTCCCCATTGCTTCCGGGAGGATCTGGCTCACCTTCTGAGATCTATTCAAAATCAAGAAAAGATCAAGCTGCAACTG ACCGCCACAATACAAGTCCTGAAAAAAGCTGGCCGCCCCTCAGAGCGTCTGGTGAGTCATGAAAATTGTAGATACAGTAAGCCAACCGTACATGAATGTGTGCACATCCAGAAGATAACGGAAGCTTCAGGCACTGAAGAAGCAGAAGCTGATGCAGAATTTGATAATGCTCTCAAGGAGGCTATTCAAGGTGTTCAAGATgcagtaacaacaataaatgaaCATTTGGAAGAAGTTAGGTATGAGATTGCAGCACTTGAAGACTAA